Proteins encoded in a region of the Streptomyces sp. NBC_00258 genome:
- a CDS encoding HU family DNA-binding protein, whose product MNRSELVAALADRAEVTRKDADAVLAAFAETVGEIVAKGDEKVTIPGFLTFERTHRAARTARNPQTGDPIQIPAGYSVKVSAGSKLKEAAKGK is encoded by the coding sequence ATGAACCGCAGTGAGCTGGTGGCCGCGCTGGCCGACCGTGCCGAGGTGACCCGCAAGGACGCCGACGCCGTTCTGGCCGCCTTTGCCGAGACCGTCGGTGAGATCGTCGCCAAGGGCGACGAGAAGGTCACCATCCCCGGCTTCCTGACCTTCGAGCGCACCCACCGTGCCGCTCGCACCGCGCGGAACCCGCAGACCGGCGACCCGATCCAGATCCCCGCCGGCTACAGCGTCAAGGTCTCCGCCGGCAGCAAGCTCAAGGAAGCCGCCAAGGGCAAGTGA